Proteins encoded by one window of Superficieibacter sp. HKU1:
- a CDS encoding NAD(P)-dependent oxidoreductase, whose translation MKVLVTGATSGLGRNAVEFLRRKGISVRATGRNEAMGKLLQKMGAEFVQADLTELVSSQAKVMLAGIDTLWHCSSFTSPWGTQEAFDLANVRATRRLGEWSVAWGVRNFVHISSPSLYFDYHHHHDVKEDFRPQRFANEFARSKAAGEEVIQLLARANPQTRFTILRPQSLFGPHDKVFIPRLAQMMHHYGSVLLPRGGDAVVDMTYFENAIHAMWLASQPSCDALPSGRAFNITNGEPQKLHDIVQKLIDELNIHCRIRSVPYPMLDIVARSMERFGSKTAKEPTFTHYGVSKLNFDFTLDIRRAQQELGYQPVVTLDEGITRTAAWLRDHGKLHR comes from the coding sequence ATGAAGGTTCTGGTAACGGGCGCCACCAGCGGTTTAGGCCGAAACGCGGTCGAATTTTTGCGTCGTAAAGGCATCAGCGTCAGAGCAACCGGACGTAATGAAGCGATGGGCAAGCTGCTGCAAAAAATGGGCGCAGAATTCGTGCAGGCCGATCTCACTGAGCTGGTCTCTTCGCAGGCTAAGGTCATGCTCGCCGGTATCGATACTCTGTGGCACTGTTCCAGCTTTACCTCACCGTGGGGAACGCAGGAGGCGTTTGATCTCGCCAATGTGCGCGCCACACGCCGTCTGGGGGAATGGTCCGTCGCCTGGGGCGTGCGCAATTTTGTGCATATTTCATCCCCTTCACTGTACTTCGATTACCATCATCATCACGATGTGAAGGAAGACTTTCGCCCGCAGCGATTTGCCAATGAATTTGCCCGCAGCAAAGCGGCTGGCGAAGAGGTGATTCAGCTGCTGGCACGCGCCAATCCGCAGACGCGTTTTACTATCCTGCGCCCGCAAAGTTTATTTGGCCCCCATGATAAGGTATTCATTCCGCGTCTGGCGCAGATGATGCACCACTACGGCAGCGTTCTCCTGCCGCGCGGCGGCGATGCAGTGGTCGATATGACCTATTTTGAGAACGCTATCCATGCCATGTGGCTGGCCAGCCAGCCTTCGTGCGACGCTCTGCCTTCAGGCCGCGCATTTAACATCACCAACGGCGAACCGCAGAAGCTGCATGATATTGTACAGAAGCTTATCGACGAACTTAATATTCACTGCCGCATCCGATCGGTTCCCTATCCGATGCTGGATATTGTCGCCCGCAGCATGGAGCGCTTCGGCAGTAAAACCGCCAAAGAACCCACGTTTACGCATTATGGCGTGTCGAAGCTGAATTTTGATTTCACGCTGGATATTCGCCGGGCGCAGCAGGAGTTAGGGTATCAGCCGGTGGTAACGCTGGATGAAGGTATTACGCGCACGGCAGCCTGGTTACGGGATCATGGGAAATTGCACCGCTAG
- a CDS encoding SDR family oxidoreductase: MPQRILVLGASGYIGQHLIRALSQQGHQVLAAARKIERLEKMALPGVSCHTLDLCWPRALPELLKNVETVYYLVHGMGEGGDFVAHERQVAMNVRDALRETPVHQLIFLSSLQAPEHQQSDHLRARQLTAETLRGSGVPVTELRAGIIVGAGSAAFEVMRDMVYNLPVLTPPRWVRSRTTPIALNNLLHYLVALLDHPAQEHRIFEAAGPQVLSYQQQFEHFMLVSGRHRPLIPVPFPTRWISVWFLTVITSVPPTTAKALIQGLKHDLLADDGPLRTLIPQTLIPFDEAVRSTLEEEKKLVNSSDWGYDAQAFARWRPDYGYFAKQAGYTLKTSASLSALWRVVNQLGGKERYFFGNPLWQTRALIDKIIGHPLAKGRPARPFLQPGDAVDSWKVIIAEPEKELALLFGMKAPGLGRLCFTMEDKGDYRQLDVRAWWHPHGMPGLFYWLLMIPAHLFIFRGMAKRIARLAEKG, from the coding sequence GTGCCGCAACGTATTCTGGTGCTGGGAGCTAGTGGCTATATTGGTCAACACCTGATCAGAGCGCTGAGCCAGCAGGGACATCAGGTGCTGGCGGCGGCACGGAAAATTGAGCGGCTGGAGAAGATGGCGCTGCCCGGCGTCAGCTGTCATACCCTGGATCTCTGCTGGCCCAGGGCGTTACCAGAACTGCTGAAAAACGTTGAGACCGTTTACTATCTGGTTCACGGCATGGGCGAAGGCGGTGATTTTGTCGCTCATGAGCGTCAGGTTGCCATGAACGTTCGCGATGCATTGCGCGAAACGCCAGTGCACCAGCTGATTTTCCTCAGCTCTCTGCAGGCACCGGAACACCAGCAGTCCGACCATCTGCGTGCCCGGCAGCTCACGGCAGAGACCCTGCGCGGGTCCGGTGTGCCCGTGACTGAACTGCGCGCCGGGATTATTGTCGGCGCGGGTTCTGCCGCCTTTGAGGTGATGCGCGATATGGTCTATAACCTGCCCGTCCTCACCCCGCCGCGCTGGGTGCGTTCACGGACTACGCCCATTGCGCTGAACAACCTGCTGCATTATCTGGTGGCGCTGTTGGATCATCCCGCTCAGGAACACCGCATTTTTGAAGCTGCCGGTCCGCAGGTACTGAGCTATCAGCAACAATTTGAGCATTTTATGCTGGTCAGCGGTCGGCATCGCCCGCTAATTCCCGTCCCCTTCCCTACCCGCTGGATTTCGGTCTGGTTTCTGACTGTCATTACTTCGGTGCCCCCCACCACGGCAAAAGCGCTGATTCAGGGGCTCAAACACGATCTTCTCGCCGATGACGGCCCGCTCCGGACGTTAATTCCGCAGACGCTGATCCCGTTTGATGAGGCGGTGCGCAGCACGCTGGAAGAAGAAAAGAAGCTGGTTAACTCCAGCGACTGGGGTTACGACGCGCAGGCGTTTGCCCGCTGGCGGCCAGACTACGGCTATTTCGCCAAACAGGCAGGCTATACGCTGAAAACCTCCGCCAGCCTTAGCGCGCTGTGGCGGGTAGTAAACCAGCTTGGCGGCAAGGAGCGCTACTTTTTCGGCAACCCACTGTGGCAAACCCGCGCGTTGATCGACAAGATTATCGGTCATCCGCTGGCAAAAGGCCGCCCGGCACGGCCGTTTTTGCAGCCAGGCGATGCCGTCGATAGCTGGAAGGTGATTATCGCCGAGCCGGAAAAAGAGCTGGCGCTGCTGTTTGGCATGAAAGCGCCGGGGCTGGGCCGTCTTTGCTTTACCATGGAAGATAAGGGTGATTACCGGCAGCTTGACGTCCGCGCCTGGTGGCACCCGCACGGAATGCCGGGGCTGTTTTACTGGCTGTTGATGATCCCGGCGCATTTGTTCATCTTTCGCGGCATGGCAAAACGTATCGCCCGTCTGGCAGAGAAAGGCTAA
- the ltaE gene encoding low-specificity L-threonine aldolase: MIDLRSDTVTRPGRAMLDAMMAAPVGDDVYGDDPTVNELQRYAADLAGKEAALFLPTGTQANLVALLSHCERGEEYIVGQGAHNYLYEAGGAAVLGSIQPQPIDAAHDGTLPLDKVAAKIKADDIHFARTKLLSLENTHNGKVLPREYLQAAWEFTRSRGLGLHVDGARIFNAVVTYGCELKEITQYCDSFTICLSKGLGAPVGSLLVGSHDYIKRAIRWRKMTGGGMRQAGILAAAGLYALKHNVARLHEDHDNAAWLAAQLKEMGADVMRHDTNMLFVRVGEENAAALGEHLRAQDILINASPVVRLVTHLDVSREQLEELVAHWKAFLNR, encoded by the coding sequence GTGATTGATCTACGCAGTGATACCGTAACCCGTCCGGGGCGCGCCATGCTTGATGCCATGATGGCCGCTCCGGTCGGCGACGATGTTTACGGTGACGATCCTACCGTTAATGAACTCCAGCGTTATGCCGCCGATCTGGCTGGCAAAGAGGCCGCGCTGTTTCTGCCGACGGGCACCCAGGCCAACCTGGTTGCCCTTCTTAGCCACTGTGAACGTGGCGAAGAATATATCGTCGGCCAGGGCGCGCATAACTATCTCTATGAAGCAGGCGGTGCCGCCGTGCTCGGCAGCATCCAGCCACAGCCTATTGATGCCGCCCATGATGGCACCCTGCCGCTGGATAAAGTCGCCGCCAAAATCAAAGCCGACGATATCCACTTCGCCCGCACTAAACTGCTCAGCCTGGAAAATACCCATAACGGTAAAGTCCTGCCGCGAGAATATCTCCAGGCGGCGTGGGAGTTTACCCGTAGCCGGGGGCTGGGTTTGCACGTCGACGGCGCACGCATCTTCAACGCCGTAGTAACGTATGGTTGTGAATTAAAAGAGATTACGCAGTACTGTGACTCGTTCACTATCTGTTTATCGAAAGGACTGGGCGCGCCGGTAGGCTCGCTGCTGGTCGGGAGTCATGACTATATTAAACGTGCTATCCGCTGGCGGAAAATGACCGGCGGCGGTATGCGCCAGGCCGGGATCCTGGCGGCGGCCGGTTTGTACGCGTTAAAGCATAATGTTGCCCGCTTGCATGAAGATCATGACAACGCCGCCTGGCTTGCTGCCCAGTTGAAAGAAATGGGTGCCGATGTGATGCGTCACGACACGAACATGCTGTTTGTCCGCGTCGGTGAAGAGAACGCCGCCGCGCTGGGTGAACATCTGCGTGCGCAGGATATCCTGATCAACGCCTCTCCGGTAGTGCGGCTGGTGACCCACCTTGATGTCAGCCGTGAGCAGCTCGAAGAACTTGTTGCTCACTGGAAAGCGTTTCTCAACCGCTAA
- the poxB gene encoding ubiquinone-dependent pyruvate dehydrogenase, with amino-acid sequence MKQTVAAYLAKTLEQAGVKRIWGVTGDSLNGLSDSLNKMGTIDWMPTRHEEVAAFAAGAEAQLTGELAVCAGSCGPGNLHLINGLFDCHRNHVPVLAIAAHIPSSEIGSGYFQETHPQELFRECSHYCELVSSPEQIPQVLAIALRKAVLNRGVSVIVLPGDVALQAAPESASSHWYPAPQPVVTPAQEELKKLAQLLRYSSKIALLCGSGCAGAHAELVEFAGKLKAPVVHAMRGKEHVEYDNPYDVGMTGLIGFSSGFHTMMNADTLVLLGTQFPYRAFYPTDAKIIQIDINPGSIGAHSKVDMALIGDIKATLSALLPLLEENTDTRFLDTALKHYREARKDLDALAKPSEKAIHPQYLAQQISHYADDDAIFTCDVGTPTVWAARYLKMNGQRRLLGSFNHGSMANAMPQALGAQATAPNRQVVALCGDGGFSMLMGDFLSVVQMKLPVKIIVFNNSVLGFVAMEMKAGGYLTDGTDLHDTNFARIADACGITGIRVEKAVDIDDALQRAFATDGPVLVDVVVAKEELAMPPQIKLEQAKGFSLYMLRAIINGRGDEVLELAKTNWLR; translated from the coding sequence ATGAAACAAACCGTTGCCGCTTATCTTGCTAAAACGCTGGAGCAGGCGGGTGTCAAACGTATCTGGGGTGTCACAGGTGATTCACTGAATGGCCTGAGCGACAGCCTGAACAAAATGGGCACGATTGACTGGATGCCTACCCGCCACGAAGAAGTGGCCGCGTTTGCCGCTGGTGCAGAAGCGCAGTTGACGGGCGAACTGGCAGTCTGTGCCGGCTCCTGCGGGCCTGGTAACCTGCATTTAATTAATGGCCTGTTTGACTGTCATCGTAACCACGTTCCGGTACTGGCCATCGCCGCGCATATTCCGTCCAGTGAAATCGGCAGCGGTTATTTCCAGGAGACGCACCCACAGGAGTTGTTTCGCGAATGCAGCCACTATTGTGAACTGGTCTCATCGCCAGAGCAGATCCCTCAGGTGCTGGCCATTGCCCTGCGTAAAGCCGTGCTGAATCGCGGCGTGTCGGTCATTGTATTACCGGGCGATGTGGCCCTTCAGGCGGCGCCGGAGAGTGCCAGCAGCCACTGGTATCCCGCCCCGCAACCCGTCGTCACTCCGGCACAAGAAGAGCTGAAAAAGCTGGCGCAGCTACTGCGCTATTCCAGTAAAATCGCCCTGCTGTGCGGTAGTGGCTGTGCCGGAGCGCATGCCGAGCTGGTGGAATTCGCCGGGAAATTAAAAGCGCCCGTGGTCCATGCGATGCGCGGCAAAGAGCATGTCGAATATGACAACCCTTACGATGTAGGAATGACCGGACTGATCGGTTTCTCCTCCGGTTTTCACACCATGATGAACGCCGATACGCTGGTGCTTCTGGGTACCCAATTTCCCTATCGCGCTTTCTACCCGACCGACGCCAAAATTATCCAGATCGATATCAATCCGGGAAGTATCGGCGCACACAGCAAGGTTGATATGGCGCTGATTGGCGATATCAAAGCCACGTTGAGCGCCCTGCTGCCGCTGCTGGAAGAAAACACCGACACCCGTTTCCTGGACACCGCGCTGAAGCACTACCGCGAAGCGCGTAAAGACCTCGACGCGCTGGCGAAACCCAGTGAGAAAGCGATCCACCCGCAGTATCTGGCGCAGCAGATTAGCCATTATGCCGATGACGACGCCATTTTTACCTGCGACGTCGGCACGCCTACGGTCTGGGCCGCCCGCTATCTGAAAATGAACGGCCAGCGTCGGTTGTTAGGCTCCTTTAACCACGGCTCGATGGCCAACGCCATGCCGCAGGCACTGGGCGCACAGGCTACCGCGCCGAACCGTCAGGTTGTCGCCCTGTGTGGCGACGGGGGCTTCAGTATGCTGATGGGCGACTTCCTGTCGGTGGTGCAGATGAAGCTGCCGGTAAAAATTATCGTCTTTAATAACAGCGTGCTGGGCTTTGTGGCGATGGAAATGAAAGCCGGGGGTTATTTGACTGACGGCACCGATCTCCACGACACGAACTTTGCCCGTATCGCCGATGCCTGCGGCATTACCGGTATTCGCGTCGAGAAAGCGGTTGATATTGACGACGCGCTGCAACGCGCCTTTGCCACCGACGGTCCGGTACTGGTGGACGTGGTAGTGGCGAAAGAAGAACTGGCCATGCCGCCGCAAATTAAACTCGAACAGGCCAAAGGCTTTAGCCTCTATATGTTGCGCGCGATCATTAACGGGCGCGGTGACGAGGTGCTGGAACTGGCAAAAACCAACTGGCTCAGGTAA
- a CDS encoding DoxX family protein — MVKKLLIAVNRTLSHEDFGKLLLRIAVGGLMLFHGLHKLFDGIDGIRAMVVAQGLPGFVAYGVLIGEVVVPCLIILGILTRPAALVLSFTMLVAWLMVGINNTWMLDKTGAWAIENIAYFFIGGLAIAFMGAGRYSVVRDPAWR; from the coding sequence ATGGTTAAGAAATTGTTAATTGCCGTCAATAGAACCCTTTCACATGAAGATTTTGGCAAATTGCTGTTACGCATTGCCGTGGGCGGGTTAATGCTTTTCCACGGGTTACACAAGCTGTTTGATGGCATCGACGGGATCCGTGCCATGGTGGTTGCGCAGGGATTACCGGGATTTGTCGCCTATGGGGTGCTGATTGGCGAGGTGGTAGTACCGTGCTTGATTATCCTGGGTATTTTGACGCGTCCGGCGGCGCTGGTGCTGTCTTTTACCATGCTGGTGGCGTGGTTGATGGTGGGCATTAATAATACCTGGATGCTCGATAAAACCGGCGCATGGGCGATTGAAAATATTGCCTACTTCTTTATCGGCGGGCTGGCGATTGCTTTTATGGGCGCGGGGCGTTATTCAGTCGTGCGCGATCCGGCGTGGCGGTAA
- the hcr gene encoding NADH oxidoreductase: MTMPTTQCPWRMQVHHIHQETPDVWTLSLLCHDYYPYRAGQYALVSVRNSAETLRAYTISSTPGVSEYITLTVRRIDEGAGSQWLTREVKRGDYLWLSDAMGDFTCEDKAEDKFLMLAAGCGVTPVMSMRRWLATYRPQADVQVIFNVRSPQDVIFAGEWQQYPVTLVAENEATDGFVAGRLTPELLQQVPDLASRTVMTCGPAPYMEMAEQQVKALGVTKFFKEKFFTPVTQAASEGLKFTKLAPVQEFYAPVGTTLLEALESNKVPIAVACRAGVCGCCKTKVVSGEYTVSSTMTLSDAEIADGYVLACSCHPQGDLVLA, from the coding sequence ATGACGATGCCCACCACGCAGTGTCCATGGCGGATGCAGGTACACCACATTCATCAGGAAACGCCGGATGTGTGGACCCTTTCACTGCTGTGTCACGATTATTACCCGTACCGCGCGGGCCAGTATGCGCTGGTTAGCGTGCGCAATTCGGCAGAAACCCTGCGCGCCTATACGATTTCGTCCACGCCGGGGGTGAGCGAGTATATTACCCTGACCGTCCGCCGGATTGATGAGGGTGCAGGTTCACAGTGGTTAACCCGCGAGGTGAAACGCGGCGACTATCTCTGGTTGTCCGACGCGATGGGCGACTTTACCTGCGAAGATAAAGCCGAAGACAAATTCCTGATGCTGGCGGCAGGTTGCGGCGTCACGCCGGTAATGTCGATGCGCCGCTGGCTGGCGACGTATCGTCCTCAGGCCGATGTACAGGTGATCTTTAACGTTCGTTCACCGCAGGATGTGATTTTTGCCGGGGAATGGCAGCAGTATCCGGTTACGCTGGTCGCAGAAAATGAAGCAACCGACGGTTTTGTCGCTGGTCGCCTGACGCCTGAGCTGCTACAGCAGGTGCCCGACCTGGCTTCACGTACCGTGATGACCTGCGGACCCGCGCCGTATATGGAAATGGCCGAACAGCAAGTGAAAGCGCTGGGCGTGACGAAATTCTTCAAAGAGAAGTTCTTTACGCCGGTTACGCAGGCGGCGAGTGAGGGTCTGAAGTTCACGAAGCTTGCCCCGGTGCAGGAATTTTACGCGCCGGTGGGCACCACGCTGCTGGAGGCCCTGGAAAGCAACAAGGTGCCGATCGCCGTTGCCTGCCGTGCAGGCGTATGTGGCTGCTGCAAAACCAAAGTGGTTTCCGGCGAGTATACCGTCAGCAGTACCATGACGCTGAGCGATGCGGAAATTGCTGACGGGTATGTACTGGCCTGTTCATGTCATCCGCAGGGGGATTTGGTGCTGGCCTGA
- the hcp gene encoding hydroxylamine reductase codes for MFCVQCEQTIRTPAGNGCSYAQGMCGKTAETSDLQDLLIASLQGLSAWAIKAREYGIIDHHIDNFAPRAFFSTLTNVNFDSPRIVGYAREAIALREALKAQCLSVDASAAVTNPMADLELVSDDSGDLQRQAADFTPNKDKVDIGENVLGLRLLCLYGLKGAAAYMEHAHVLGQYDNDIYAQYHKIMAWLGTWPSDMNALLECSMEIGQMNFKVMSILDAGETSKYGHPTPTQVNVKATEGKCILISGHDLKDLYNLLEQTDGTGVNVYTHGEMLPAHGYPELRKFKHLIGNYGSGWQNQQVEFARFPGPIVMTSNCIIDPTVGAYDDRIWTRSIVGWPGVSHLEGDDFAPVIAQAQQMAGFPYSEIPHLITVGFGRQTLLGAADTLIDLVSREKLRHIFLVGGCDGARGERNYFTDFATSVPDDCLILTLACGKYRFNKLDFGDIEGLPRLVDAGQCNDAYSAIILAVTLAEKLGCGVNDLPLSLVLSWFEQKAIVILLTLLSLGVKNIVTGPTAPGFFTPDLLAVLNEKFGLRSVTTVEEDMKQLLSA; via the coding sequence ATGTTTTGTGTGCAATGTGAACAAACCATCCGTACCCCGGCAGGGAACGGCTGCTCTTACGCGCAGGGTATGTGCGGGAAAACAGCTGAAACCTCTGACCTGCAGGATCTGCTGATCGCCTCGTTGCAGGGGCTTTCCGCCTGGGCCATCAAGGCGCGCGAATACGGCATTATCGACCACCATATCGATAACTTTGCGCCGCGCGCGTTCTTCTCAACCTTAACCAACGTTAACTTCGATTCGCCGCGTATCGTGGGCTATGCACGCGAAGCCATTGCCCTGCGCGAGGCGCTGAAAGCGCAGTGCCTGAGCGTGGATGCCAGCGCCGCTGTGACTAATCCCATGGCCGACCTGGAACTGGTCAGTGACGATTCAGGCGACTTACAGCGTCAGGCGGCGGATTTCACCCCGAATAAAGATAAAGTCGATATTGGCGAGAACGTTCTCGGCCTGCGTCTGCTGTGTCTGTACGGCCTGAAAGGCGCGGCGGCTTATATGGAGCATGCACACGTACTCGGTCAGTACGATAACGACATCTACGCGCAGTATCATAAAATCATGGCGTGGCTGGGGACGTGGCCTTCCGATATGAACGCTCTGCTGGAGTGCTCGATGGAAATCGGCCAGATGAACTTCAAAGTTATGAGCATTCTGGATGCCGGCGAAACCAGCAAATATGGTCATCCGACGCCGACTCAGGTCAACGTTAAAGCGACCGAAGGTAAATGCATCCTGATTTCCGGTCACGATCTAAAAGACCTGTATAACCTGCTGGAGCAGACCGACGGTACCGGCGTTAACGTCTATACCCACGGCGAAATGCTCCCCGCGCACGGTTATCCGGAACTGCGTAAATTCAAACACCTGATCGGTAACTACGGCAGCGGCTGGCAGAATCAGCAGGTTGAATTCGCCCGCTTCCCTGGCCCGATTGTGATGACCTCTAACTGCATTATCGATCCGACCGTCGGTGCCTACGACGACCGTATCTGGACCCGCAGCATCGTTGGCTGGCCGGGCGTCAGCCACCTCGAAGGTGATGACTTCGCGCCGGTCATCGCTCAGGCGCAGCAGATGGCGGGCTTCCCGTACAGCGAAATTCCGCATCTGATCACCGTCGGCTTTGGCCGTCAGACTCTGCTCGGTGCCGCCGATACCCTGATTGATCTGGTGAGCCGTGAAAAACTGCGTCACATCTTCCTGGTCGGCGGCTGTGATGGCGCGCGCGGCGAGCGTAATTATTTCACCGACTTCGCCACCAGCGTGCCGGACGACTGCCTGATCCTGACGCTGGCCTGCGGTAAATACCGCTTCAATAAACTGGACTTTGGCGATATCGAAGGTTTGCCGCGTCTGGTGGATGCCGGTCAGTGTAACGATGCCTATTCCGCGATTATTCTGGCGGTCACCCTGGCTGAAAAACTGGGCTGTGGCGTGAACGATTTGCCGCTGTCGCTGGTGCTCTCCTGGTTTGAACAGAAAGCCATCGTCATTCTGCTGACCCTGCTCTCTCTCGGCGTGAAAAACATTGTCACCGGGCCAACCGCCCCCGGCTTCTTCACGCCGGATCTGCTGGCGGTGCTCAACGAAAAATTCGGTCTGCGTTCCGTGACCACGGTTGAAGAAGATATGAAGCAGTTGCTGAGCGCGTAA
- a CDS encoding lysine exporter LysO family protein: MFSGLLIILLPLIIGYLIPLRHAAALKVINRLLSWIVYVILFFMGISLAFLENLTSNLLAIFHYSSVSITVILLCNIAALVWLDRVIPWRHSHQQEKLPSRIAMALESLKLCGVVILGFALGLTHFSVLQHATEASEYTLIFLLFLIGIQLRNSGMTLKQIVLNRRGMMVGVVVVVSSLAGGALNALLLDLPLRTSLAMASGFGWYSLSGILLTESFGPVIGSAAFFNDLARELIAIMLIPGMVRRSRSTALGLCGATSMDFTLPVLQRSGGLEIVPAAIVHGFLLSLLVPLLMAFFTA; encoded by the coding sequence ATGTTTTCGGGTTTGTTAATTATTCTTCTGCCGTTGATTATTGGTTATCTGATCCCTTTGCGCCATGCTGCCGCCCTTAAAGTTATCAACCGTCTGTTAAGCTGGATTGTTTACGTCATCCTCTTTTTTATGGGGATCAGCCTCGCGTTTCTGGAGAATCTGACCAGCAACCTGCTGGCGATTTTTCACTATTCCTCGGTCAGTATTACCGTCATTTTGCTATGTAATATTGCGGCGCTGGTCTGGCTTGATCGCGTCATTCCCTGGCGACATAGCCACCAGCAGGAGAAATTACCGTCGCGTATTGCGATGGCGCTGGAATCGCTGAAACTGTGCGGCGTGGTGATCCTGGGCTTCGCCCTTGGCCTGACCCACTTTTCAGTCTTACAGCACGCCACCGAGGCCAGCGAATACACACTAATATTCTTGCTGTTTCTGATTGGCATTCAGCTGCGTAACAGCGGCATGACGCTAAAACAGATTGTGCTCAATCGCCGGGGGATGATGGTAGGCGTGGTGGTGGTGGTCAGTTCGCTGGCGGGTGGCGCACTCAACGCGTTGTTACTCGATCTGCCGCTGCGGACCAGTCTGGCGATGGCCTCCGGCTTCGGCTGGTATTCGCTCTCCGGTATTCTGCTCACCGAATCCTTTGGCCCGGTCATTGGCAGCGCCGCCTTCTTTAACGATCTGGCGCGCGAGCTTATCGCGATCATGCTGATTCCTGGCATGGTGCGCCGCAGCCGCTCGACAGCGCTGGGGCTGTGCGGAGCCACCTCGATGGATTTTACCCTGCCGGTTTTACAGCGTTCTGGCGGGCTGGAAATCGTCCCGGCTGCCATTGTTCACGGCTTTCTGCTGAGTCTGCTGGTGCCATTGCTGATGGCATTTTTTACCGCCTGA
- a CDS encoding ATP-dependent endonuclease, which translates to MLLERVDIVGFRGINRLSLMLEENNVLIGENAWGKSSLLDALTLILAPGNELYHFVHDDFWFPAGDVQGREHHLHIILTFREAFPGRHHAQRFRPLSPCWVAGEDGYHRLFYRLEGELADDNSVMTLRGFLDAAGNPFPIAEIDEIARHLIRLVPVLRLRDARFMRRIRNGTVPNFPDVEVTARQLDFLARELVDRPQNLSDGQLRQGLSAMAQLLEHYFAEHSSGETRHRLIRRRSRNEQQSWRYLDVINRMIDRPGGRSHRVILLGLFSTLLQAKGTVKLDKDARPLLLIEDPETRLHPIMLSVAWHLLNLLPLQQITTTNSGELLSLTPVEHVCRLVRESSRVAAWRLGPGGLSAEDGRRIAFHIRFNRPSSLFARCWLLVEGETETWVINELARQCGHHFDAEGVKVIEFAQSGLKPLIKFARRMGIEWHVLVDGDEAGKKYAATVRSLLNNDREQERDHLTALPALDMEHFMYRQGFADVYYRVAQIPENAPVNPRRVIVKAIHRSSKPDLAIEVAMEAGRRGTESIPLLLRKMFSRVLWLARGRAD; encoded by the coding sequence ATGCTTCTTGAACGAGTGGATATCGTGGGTTTTCGCGGCATCAACCGTCTGTCATTGATGCTGGAAGAGAATAACGTCCTGATTGGCGAGAACGCCTGGGGGAAATCCAGCCTGCTGGATGCGCTTACGTTGATCCTGGCGCCGGGCAACGAGTTATACCATTTTGTGCATGACGATTTCTGGTTCCCGGCCGGAGACGTCCAGGGCCGTGAACATCATCTGCATATTATTCTGACGTTTCGTGAAGCGTTCCCAGGCCGCCACCACGCCCAACGCTTTCGCCCGCTATCGCCTTGCTGGGTGGCCGGCGAGGACGGTTATCATCGCCTTTTTTACCGTCTGGAAGGTGAGCTGGCTGACGATAATTCCGTTATGACGCTGCGTGGATTTCTGGACGCCGCTGGAAACCCTTTTCCCATTGCTGAAATTGACGAAATAGCCCGCCATCTGATCCGGCTGGTGCCGGTCCTGCGCTTACGCGACGCCCGCTTTATGCGGCGTATCCGCAACGGCACGGTACCGAATTTTCCCGATGTGGAAGTGACCGCCCGCCAGCTGGATTTCCTGGCGCGTGAGCTGGTGGATCGTCCGCAAAATCTTTCCGACGGGCAGCTCAGACAGGGGCTGTCGGCGATGGCGCAATTGCTGGAGCACTATTTTGCCGAGCACAGTTCAGGTGAAACCCGCCATCGTTTGATCCGCCGCCGCTCGCGCAACGAGCAGCAGAGCTGGCGTTATCTGGACGTGATTAACCGGATGATTGACCGTCCCGGCGGACGCAGCCACCGGGTGATCCTGCTGGGGCTGTTTTCCACGTTATTGCAGGCCAAAGGAACGGTAAAACTGGATAAAGATGCCCGGCCGTTATTGCTGATCGAAGATCCCGAAACCCGCTTGCATCCCATCATGCTCTCTGTCGCCTGGCATCTGCTGAACCTGTTGCCGCTGCAGCAGATCACCACCACCAATTCAGGGGAACTGTTGTCACTGACCCCGGTCGAACATGTTTGCCGTCTGGTGCGGGAATCCTCGCGCGTGGCCGCATGGCGTCTGGGGCCGGGAGGGCTGAGTGCAGAAGATGGACGACGGATCGCCTTTCATATCCGCTTTAATCGACCGTCATCGCTGTTCGCCCGCTGCTGGTTGCTGGTCGAGGGCGAGACTGAAACCTGGGTGATTAACGAACTGGCACGGCAGTGCGGACACCATTTTGATGCCGAAGGCGTCAAAGTGATTGAGTTTGCTCAGTCCGGATTAAAGCCGCTGATAAAATTTGCCCGACGGATGGGGATTGAATGGCATGTGCTGGTGGACGGCGACGAAGCCGGGAAAAAATATGCCGCCACCGTGCGCAGTTTACTTAACAACGATCGCGAGCAGGAGCGCGACCACTTAACCGCGTTGCCCGCGCTGGATATGGAGCACTTTATGTATCGTCAGGGATTTGCTGACGTTTACTACCGGGTAGCGCAGATCCCGGAAAACGCGCCGGTCAATCCGCGCCGGGTGATCGTTAAGGCGATCCATCGCTCGTCAAAACCGGATCTGGCGATTGAAGTGGCGATGGAAGCAGGGCGACGAGGGACGGAATCTATTCCGCTGTTGCTGCGGAAAATGTTCTCCAGGGTGCTGTGGCTGGCGCGTGGCCGCGCTGATTAA